From one Streptococcus oralis genomic stretch:
- the ndk gene encoding nucleoside-diphosphate kinase — translation MEQTFFIIKPDGVKRGLVGEILQRMEQRGFKLEKLELRSTVSEALIDQHYQDLVEKSFYPPIRQFMTSGPVVVGILSGPKVIETWRTMMGATRPEEALPGTIRGDFAKAAGDNQAIQNVVHGSDSEASAKREIALWFKD, via the coding sequence ATGGAACAAACATTCTTTATCATTAAGCCAGATGGTGTGAAAAGAGGGCTGGTCGGCGAAATTCTGCAAAGAATGGAACAACGAGGTTTCAAACTCGAAAAATTAGAGCTACGCTCAACAGTTTCAGAAGCTTTGATTGACCAACACTATCAAGACTTGGTTGAAAAAAGTTTTTATCCTCCTATCCGTCAGTTTATGACCTCAGGACCAGTAGTGGTGGGCATTCTATCAGGTCCGAAAGTGATTGAAACTTGGCGGACCATGATGGGTGCTACTCGTCCAGAAGAAGCTCTGCCAGGAACTATCCGAGGAGATTTTGCCAAGGCTGCAGGAGACAATCAAGCCATTCAAAATGTAGTTCATGGCTCCGATTCTGAAGCTTCTGCAAAACGTGAAATTGCTCTCTGGTTTAAGGATTAG
- the rpoC gene encoding DNA-directed RNA polymerase subunit beta', producing the protein MVDVNRFKSMQITLASPSKVRSWSYGEVKKPETINYRTLKPEREGLFDEVIFGPTKDWECACGKYKRIRYRGIVCDRCGVEVTRTKVRRERMGHIELKAPVSHIWYFKGIPSRMGLTLDMSPRALEEVIYFAAYVVIDPKDTPLEHKSIMTEREYRERLREYGYGSFVAKMGAEAIQDLLKQVDLEKEIAELKEELKTATGQKRVKAIRRLDVLDAFYKSGNKPEWMILNILPVIPPDLRPMLQLDGGRFASSDLNDLYRRVINRNNRLARLLELNAPGIIVQNEKRMLQEAVDALIDNGRRGRPITGPGSRPLKSLSHMLKGKQGRFRQNLLGKRVDFSGRSVIAVGPTLKMYQCGVPREMAIELFKPFVMREIVARDIVQNVKAAKRLVERGDERIWDILEEVIKEHPVLLNRAPTLHRLGIQAFEPVLIDGKALRLHPLVCEAYNADFDGDQMAIHVPLSEEAQAEARILMLAAEHILNPKDGKPVVTPSQDMVLGNYYLTMEEAGREGEGMVFKDRDEAVMAYRNGYVHLHSRVGIATDSLNKPWTEEQKHKVLLTTVGKILFNDIMPEGLPYLQEPTNANLTEGVPAKYFLPLGGDIKEAISNLELNPPFKKKNLGNIIAEIFKRFRTTETSALLDRMKNLGYHHSTLAGLTVGIADIPVVEDKAEIIEESHKRVEQITKQFRRGMITDDERYNAVTAEWRAAREKLEKRLVANQDPKNPIVMMMDSGARGNISNFSQLAGMRGLMAAPNGRIMELPILSNFREGLSVLEMFFSTHGARKGMTDTALKTADSGYLTRRLVDVAQDVIIREDDCGTDRGLLIRSIAEGKEMIESLEERLNGRYTKKTVKHPETGAVIIGPNELITEDKAREIVNAGVEEVTIRSVFTCNTRHGVCRHCYGINLATGDAVEVGEAVGTIAAQSIGEPGTQLTMRTFHTGGVASNTDITQGLPRVQEIFEARNPKGEAVITEVKGQVTAIEEDASTRTKKVFVKGETGEGEYVVPFTARMRVEVGDQVSRGAALTEGSIQPKRLLAVRDVLSVETYLLGEVQKVYRSQGVEIGDKHIEVMVRQMIRKVRVMDPGDTDLLMGTLMDINDFTDANKDVLIAGGVPATGRPVLMGITKASLETNSFLSAASFQETTRVLTDAAIRGKKDHLLGLKENVIIGKIIPAGTGMARYRNLEPQAINEAEYLAPEQEEAELAPVEEVVEIQVEETVE; encoded by the coding sequence GTGGTTGATGTAAATCGTTTTAAAAGTATGCAAATCACCCTAGCTTCTCCAAGCAAAGTCCGTTCATGGTCTTATGGAGAAGTCAAAAAACCTGAAACAATCAATTACCGTACCTTGAAACCAGAACGTGAAGGACTCTTTGACGAAGTCATCTTTGGTCCTACAAAAGACTGGGAATGTGCTTGTGGTAAGTACAAACGCATTCGCTACAGAGGGATTGTTTGTGACCGCTGTGGGGTTGAAGTAACGCGTACGAAAGTTCGTCGTGAGCGTATGGGGCACATCGAGTTGAAAGCTCCTGTATCTCACATCTGGTATTTCAAGGGGATTCCAAGCCGTATGGGCTTGACCCTTGATATGAGTCCTCGTGCCCTCGAGGAAGTTATCTACTTTGCGGCTTATGTGGTGATTGATCCGAAGGATACACCGCTTGAGCACAAGTCTATCATGACAGAGCGCGAATACCGTGAGCGCTTGCGTGAGTATGGTTATGGTTCATTTGTTGCCAAAATGGGTGCCGAAGCTATCCAAGACCTCTTGAAACAAGTAGATCTTGAAAAAGAAATTGCTGAACTCAAAGAAGAGTTGAAAACAGCTACTGGACAAAAACGTGTCAAAGCCATCCGTCGTTTGGATGTTTTGGATGCCTTTTACAAGTCTGGGAACAAACCTGAATGGATGATTCTCAACATCCTTCCAGTTATTCCACCAGATCTTCGTCCAATGTTGCAGTTGGATGGTGGCCGTTTTGCCTCATCTGACTTGAATGACCTTTACCGCCGTGTTATCAACCGTAATAACCGTTTGGCTCGTTTGCTTGAGTTGAACGCACCAGGTATCATCGTTCAAAATGAGAAGCGTATGCTTCAAGAAGCGGTTGACGCTTTGATTGACAACGGTCGTCGTGGTCGTCCAATCACAGGACCAGGTAGCCGTCCACTGAAATCATTGAGCCACATGCTTAAAGGGAAACAAGGGCGCTTCCGTCAAAACTTGCTCGGAAAACGTGTTGACTTCTCAGGACGTTCCGTTATCGCCGTTGGTCCAACTCTTAAGATGTACCAATGTGGTGTGCCACGTGAAATGGCGATTGAGCTCTTTAAACCATTTGTGATGCGTGAAATCGTTGCGCGCGACATCGTGCAGAACGTCAAAGCGGCTAAACGCTTGGTGGAACGCGGAGACGAACGTATCTGGGATATTCTTGAAGAAGTAATCAAAGAACACCCAGTACTTTTGAACCGCGCACCGACCCTTCACCGTTTGGGGATCCAAGCCTTCGAGCCAGTCTTGATTGATGGTAAGGCTCTTCGCTTGCACCCACTTGTCTGTGAAGCCTATAATGCCGACTTTGACGGGGACCAAATGGCCATCCACGTACCGCTTTCAGAAGAAGCTCAAGCAGAAGCTCGTATCTTGATGTTGGCTGCTGAGCATATCTTGAACCCGAAAGATGGTAAACCAGTTGTTACTCCATCTCAGGACATGGTTTTGGGTAACTACTACTTGACCATGGAAGAAGCTGGTCGTGAAGGGGAAGGAATGGTCTTCAAAGACCGTGACGAAGCGGTTATGGCTTACCGTAATGGTTATGTTCACCTCCACTCACGTGTTGGTATTGCAACAGACAGCCTTAACAAACCATGGACAGAAGAGCAAAAACACAAGGTCTTGCTGACAACAGTTGGTAAAATCCTCTTCAACGACATCATGCCAGAGGGTCTGCCTTACTTGCAAGAACCAACAAATGCCAACTTAACAGAAGGTGTTCCAGCTAAATACTTCTTGCCACTAGGTGGAGATATCAAGGAAGCAATCAGTAATCTTGAACTCAACCCTCCATTCAAGAAGAAAAATCTTGGAAATATCATCGCTGAAATCTTCAAACGTTTCCGTACGACAGAAACTTCTGCCCTACTTGACCGCATGAAGAACCTCGGATACCACCACTCAACTCTTGCAGGTTTGACAGTGGGTATTGCCGATATCCCAGTCGTTGAAGACAAGGCTGAAATCATCGAAGAATCACACAAACGTGTAGAACAAATCACCAAACAATTCCGTCGTGGTATGATCACAGACGACGAGCGCTACAACGCTGTTACAGCTGAATGGCGTGCAGCCCGTGAAAAATTGGAGAAACGTTTGGTTGCCAACCAAGATCCTAAGAACCCAATCGTTATGATGATGGACTCTGGAGCTCGTGGTAACATTTCAAACTTCTCACAGCTTGCCGGTATGCGTGGTCTGATGGCCGCTCCGAACGGACGTATCATGGAATTGCCAATCCTTTCAAACTTCCGCGAAGGTTTGTCAGTACTCGAAATGTTCTTCTCAACTCACGGTGCCCGTAAAGGTATGACCGATACGGCCCTTAAGACAGCCGACTCAGGTTACTTGACTCGTCGTTTGGTTGACGTTGCCCAAGATGTGATCATCCGTGAGGACGATTGTGGAACAGACCGTGGTCTCTTGATCCGCTCTATCGCAGAAGGAAAAGAGATGATCGAGTCTCTCGAAGAACGTCTCAATGGTCGTTATACTAAGAAAACTGTTAAACATCCAGAAACTGGTGCAGTGATCATCGGTCCAAATGAGTTGATTACGGAAGACAAGGCGCGTGAAATTGTCAATGCTGGTGTGGAAGAAGTGACTATCCGCTCTGTATTTACATGTAACACTCGTCATGGCGTCTGCCGTCACTGTTACGGTATCAACTTGGCGACTGGTGATGCGGTTGAAGTTGGTGAAGCAGTTGGTACAATCGCTGCCCAATCTATCGGGGAACCTGGTACACAGCTTACAATGCGTACCTTCCACACGGGTGGGGTTGCCTCAAATACCGATATCACTCAGGGTCTTCCTCGTGTCCAAGAAATCTTTGAAGCCCGCAATCCTAAAGGGGAAGCGGTCATCACAGAGGTCAAAGGACAAGTTACAGCTATCGAAGAAGACGCGTCAACTCGTACCAAGAAAGTCTTTGTTAAGGGTGAAACTGGCGAAGGTGAGTACGTGGTTCCATTTACAGCACGTATGCGTGTCGAAGTTGGAGACCAAGTCTCTCGCGGTGCAGCATTGACAGAAGGTTCTATCCAACCAAAACGTCTCCTTGCTGTTCGTGATGTCTTGTCAGTTGAAACCTACCTCCTCGGTGAAGTACAAAAAGTTTACCGTAGCCAAGGGGTAGAAATCGGTGACAAACACATCGAGGTAATGGTTCGTCAAATGATCCGTAAAGTTCGTGTCATGGATCCAGGTGACACAGATCTTCTTATGGGTACTCTCATGGACATCAACGACTTTACAGATGCCAACAAGGATGTTCTTATCGCAGGTGGAGTTCCAGCGACTGGTCGTCCAGTTCTTATGGGAATCACCAAAGCCTCACTTGAAACAAATAGTTTCTTGTCAGCGGCTTCCTTCCAGGAAACAACTCGTGTCCTTACAGATGCAGCCATCCGTGGTAAGAAAGATCATCTCCTTGGACTCAAGGAAAATGTTATCATCGGTAAGATCATCCCAGCTGGTACTGGTATGGCTCGCTACCGTAACCTTGAACCACAAGCTATCAATGAAGCAGAATATCTGGCTCCAGAACAAGAAGAGGCAGAACTTGCTCCTGTAGAGGAAGTTGTGGAAATCCAAGTTGAAGAAACAGTAGAATAA
- the rpoB gene encoding DNA-directed RNA polymerase subunit beta has product MAGHDVQYGKHRTRRSFSRIKEVLDLPNLIEIQTDSFKDFLDHGLKEVFEDVLPISNFTDTMELEFVGYEIKEPKYTLEEARIHDASYSAPIFVTFRLINKETGEIKTQEVFFGDFPIMTEMGTFIINGGERIIVSQLVRSPGVYFNDKVDKNGKVGYGSTVIPNRGAWLELESDSKDIAHTRIDRTRKIPFTTLVRALGFSGDDEIFDIFGDSELVRNTVEKDIHKNPMDSRTDEALKEIYERLRPGEPKTAESSRSLLVARFFDPRRYDLAAVGRYKINKKLNVKTRLLNQTIAEPLVDPETGEILVEAGTVMTRSVIESIESHLDGDLNKIVYIPNDAAVLTEPVVLQKFKVVAPTDPDRVVTIIGNANPDDKVRVVTPADILAEMSYFLNLAEGIGRVDDIDHLGNRRIRAVGELLANQVRLGLSRMERNVRERMSVQDNEVLTPQQIINIRPVTAAVKEFFGSSQLSQFMDQHNPLSELSHKRRLSALGPGGLTRDRAGYEVRDVHYTHYGRMCPIETPEGPNIGLINNLSSYGHLNKYGFVQTPYRKVDRETGVVTNEIVWLTADEEDEFTVAQANSRLNEDGTFAEKVVMGRHQGVNQEYPAEVVDYMDVSPKQVVAVATACIPFLENDDSNRALMGANMQRQAVPLIDPKAPYVGTGMEYQAAHDSGAAVIAQYDGKVTYADADKVEVRREDGSLDVYHIQKFRRSNSGTAYNQRTLVKVGDVVEKGDFIADGPSMEKGEMALGQNPIVAYMTWEGYNFEDAVIMSERLVKDDVYTSVHLEEYESETRDTKLGPEEITREIPNVGEDALKDLDEMGIIRIGAEVKEGDILVGKVTPKGEKDLSAEERLLHAIFGDKSREVRDTSLRVPHGADGVVRDVKIFTRANGDELQSGVNMLVRVYIAQKRKIKVGDKMAGRHGNKGVVSRIVPVEDMPYLPDGTPVDIMLNPLGVPSRMNIGQVMELHLGMAARTLGIHIATPVFDGASSEDLWDTVKEAGMDSDAKTILYDGRTGEPFDNRVSVGVMYMIKLHHMVDDKLHARSVGPYSTVTQQPLGGKAQFGGQRFGEMEVWALEAYGASNVLQEILTYKSDDINGRLKAYEAITKGKPIPKPGVPESFRVLVKELQSLGLDMRVLDEDDQEVELRDLDEGMDEDVIHVDDLEKAREKAAQEAKAAFEAEEAEKATKAEATEEAAERE; this is encoded by the coding sequence TTGGCAGGACATGACGTTCAATACGGGAAACATCGTACCCGTCGTAGTTTTTCAAGAATCAAAGAAGTTCTTGACTTACCAAATTTGATTGAAATTCAAACGGATTCATTCAAAGATTTCCTAGATCACGGTCTTAAGGAAGTATTTGAAGATGTATTGCCAATTTCAAACTTCACAGACACAATGGAGTTGGAATTTGTTGGCTATGAAATCAAGGAACCAAAATACACGCTAGAAGAAGCTCGTATCCACGATGCTAGCTACTCAGCACCAATTTTTGTAACCTTCCGCTTGATCAATAAAGAAACAGGCGAAATCAAGACCCAAGAAGTCTTCTTTGGTGATTTCCCAATCATGACCGAAATGGGTACTTTCATCATCAATGGTGGTGAACGTATTATCGTTTCTCAGTTGGTCCGCTCACCAGGTGTTTACTTTAACGACAAAGTAGACAAGAACGGTAAAGTAGGCTACGGTTCTACTGTTATCCCTAACCGTGGAGCTTGGTTGGAACTTGAAAGCGACTCAAAAGACATCGCTCATACTCGTATCGACCGTACTCGTAAGATTCCATTTACGACCTTGGTTCGTGCGCTTGGTTTCTCTGGTGATGATGAAATCTTTGATATCTTTGGTGACAGCGAATTGGTTCGCAATACTGTTGAAAAAGATATCCACAAGAATCCAATGGACTCTCGTACAGACGAAGCCTTGAAAGAAATCTACGAACGCCTTCGTCCAGGTGAGCCTAAGACTGCTGAAAGCTCACGTAGCTTGCTTGTAGCTCGTTTCTTTGACCCACGCCGCTACGATTTGGCAGCTGTTGGTCGTTACAAGATCAATAAAAAACTCAACGTTAAAACACGCTTGCTCAACCAAACCATCGCTGAGCCATTGGTAGATCCTGAAACTGGTGAAATCTTGGTAGAAGCTGGTACCGTTATGACTCGTAGCGTGATTGAAAGTATCGAGAGTCACTTGGATGGAGACTTGAACAAAATCGTTTATATTCCAAACGATGCAGCTGTTTTGACAGAACCAGTTGTGCTTCAAAAATTCAAGGTTGTTGCTCCAACGGATCCAGACCGTGTTGTAACCATCATCGGAAATGCCAATCCAGACGACAAGGTTCGTGTTGTAACTCCTGCGGATATCCTTGCAGAGATGAGCTACTTCCTTAACTTGGCAGAAGGTATCGGACGTGTGGATGATATCGACCACCTTGGAAACCGTCGTATCCGTGCAGTTGGTGAATTGCTTGCCAACCAAGTACGTCTTGGACTTTCTCGTATGGAACGTAATGTCCGTGAACGCATGTCTGTTCAGGACAATGAAGTTTTAACACCACAACAAATCATCAACATCCGTCCTGTAACAGCTGCAGTTAAAGAATTCTTTGGTTCATCACAGTTGTCACAGTTCATGGACCAACACAACCCGCTTTCTGAGTTGTCTCACAAACGTCGTTTGTCAGCCTTAGGACCTGGTGGTTTGACACGTGACCGTGCAGGATATGAAGTACGTGACGTGCACTATACTCACTATGGTCGTATGTGTCCAATCGAGACACCTGAAGGACCTAACATCGGTTTGATCAATAACTTGTCATCTTACGGACACTTGAATAAGTATGGATTTGTTCAAACACCATACCGTAAGGTTGACCGTGAAACAGGTGTAGTCACAAACGAAATCGTTTGGTTGACAGCCGATGAAGAAGATGAATTTACTGTAGCGCAGGCCAACTCTCGCCTCAACGAAGACGGTACTTTTGCTGAGAAAGTTGTCATGGGACGTCACCAAGGGGTCAACCAGGAGTACCCAGCAGAAGTGGTTGACTATATGGACGTGTCACCAAAACAGGTAGTTGCCGTTGCGACAGCATGTATTCCTTTCTTGGAAAACGATGACTCCAACCGTGCCCTTATGGGTGCCAACATGCAACGTCAGGCTGTGCCTTTGATTGATCCAAAAGCACCTTACGTTGGTACTGGTATGGAATACCAAGCAGCTCATGATTCTGGAGCGGCTGTTATTGCTCAGTATGATGGTAAAGTTACATACGCAGATGCTGACAAGGTAGAAGTACGCCGCGAAGATGGTTCATTGGACGTTTACCACATCCAAAAATTCCGTCGTTCAAACTCAGGTACTGCTTATAACCAACGTACACTTGTTAAAGTTGGCGATGTCGTTGAAAAAGGCGACTTTATCGCTGACGGACCTTCTATGGAAAAAGGGGAAATGGCGCTTGGACAAAACCCGATCGTTGCCTACATGACATGGGAAGGTTACAACTTCGAGGATGCCGTTATCATGAGCGAACGCTTGGTCAAAGACGATGTCTACACATCTGTCCACCTCGAAGAATATGAATCAGAAACGCGCGATACAAAGCTTGGGCCTGAAGAAATTACTCGTGAAATTCCAAACGTTGGGGAAGATGCTCTTAAAGACCTTGACGAAATGGGTATTATCCGTATCGGTGCAGAGGTTAAAGAAGGGGACATCCTTGTAGGTAAAGTCACACCTAAGGGTGAGAAAGACCTTTCAGCTGAAGAACGTCTCTTGCACGCTATCTTCGGAGACAAGTCTCGTGAAGTGCGTGATACTTCTCTTCGAGTACCTCACGGTGCCGATGGTGTCGTTCGTGATGTTAAGATCTTTACACGTGCAAATGGTGATGAGTTGCAATCAGGTGTTAACATGCTGGTTCGCGTCTACATCGCTCAAAAACGTAAGATCAAGGTCGGAGATAAGATGGCCGGACGTCACGGAAACAAAGGGGTTGTCTCTCGTATCGTTCCTGTAGAAGACATGCCTTACCTTCCAGACGGAACTCCAGTCGACATCATGTTGAATCCACTTGGGGTACCATCACGTATGAATATCGGTCAGGTTATGGAACTTCACCTTGGTATGGCAGCCCGTACTCTTGGTATCCACATCGCAACACCAGTCTTTGACGGAGCAAGTTCTGAAGACCTTTGGGACACTGTTAAAGAAGCAGGTATGGATAGCGATGCCAAAACAATCCTTTACGATGGACGTACAGGTGAGCCGTTTGACAACCGTGTATCAGTTGGTGTCATGTACATGATCAAACTCCACCACATGGTTGATGATAAATTGCACGCGCGTTCAGTCGGACCATACTCAACTGTTACCCAACAACCACTTGGAGGTAAAGCTCAGTTTGGTGGACAACGTTTCGGTGAGATGGAAGTTTGGGCTCTTGAAGCCTACGGTGCGTCAAATGTTCTCCAAGAAATCTTGACTTACAAGTCTGACGATATCAACGGACGTTTGAAAGCTTATGAAGCTATTACAAAAGGAAAACCAATTCCAAAACCAGGTGTTCCAGAATCCTTCCGAGTTCTTGTCAAAGAATTGCAATCTCTTGGTCTTGACATGCGTGTCCTTGACGAAGATGACCAAGAAGTGGAACTTCGCGACTTGGATGAAGGAATGGACGAAGATGTCATCCACGTAGATGACCTTGAAAAAGCCCGCGAAAAAGCAGCCCAAGAGGCTAAAGCAGCCTTTGAAGCTGAAGAAGCTGAGAAAGCAACAAAAGCGGAAGCAACAGAAGAAGCTGCTGAACGAGAATAA